One window of the Triticum dicoccoides isolate Atlit2015 ecotype Zavitan chromosome 3B, WEW_v2.0, whole genome shotgun sequence genome contains the following:
- the LOC119274637 gene encoding UDP-xylose transporter 3-like has translation MKPFKHKPFDARTVMGFGVLNGILIGLLNQSLGFNSVGFYQSKSSALVGSSFLILQRTRQKIYRVLGWLRRFDKRHKWITTSLDIFRK, from the exons ATGAAGCCCTTTAAGCACAAACCTTTCGACGCAAGGACTGTCATGGGATTTGGAGTGCTCAATGGCATCTTAATTGGACTTCTCAACCAGAGTCTAGGTTTCAACTCTGTCGGTTTCTATCAG AGCAAGTCGAGCGCATTAGTTGGATCCAGCTTCTTGATATTGCAGAGGACTCGTCAAAAG ATATACAGGGTTCTCGGCTGGCTGCGAAGATTTGACAAGAGGCACAA GTGGATTACTACTTCCTTGGATATTTTCAG AAAATAA